Proteins encoded within one genomic window of Helicobacter sp. 'house sparrow 1':
- the ald gene encoding alanine dehydrogenase: MIIGCPKEIKTHEYRVGLTPSNVAEYIANGHQVYIEQGAGSAIGFSDENYQLAGAIITDKKTLFEESQMIIKVKEPLKEEYSFFKDNQILFTYLHLAADEELTRMLLHKNIQGIAYETIKHNNTLPCLAPMSSIAGRLAVLESAKYLEKIYGGSGVLLSGVPGVQKGKVTILGGGVVGINAAQIALGLGADVTILDIDTNRLSYIDQIFNMKITTLYSNRGNLIECLKDTDVLIGAVLIPGAKAPKLIKRDDLKLMKKGSVMADVAIDQGGCFETSKPTTHTDPIFEVDGVLHYCVANMPGAVARTSTLALTNTTLPYGIMIANLGVKEACKSNGAILEGLNTFNGKCTYEAVSQAFNLDYTDAKKLF; this comes from the coding sequence ATGATTATTGGTTGTCCAAAAGAGATAAAAACACATGAATATAGAGTAGGATTAACTCCATCTAATGTAGCAGAATATATTGCAAATGGCCATCAGGTATATATCGAACAGGGTGCTGGGAGTGCGATTGGTTTTTCAGATGAGAATTATCAACTTGCTGGGGCCATTATCACAGATAAAAAAACTTTATTTGAAGAAAGCCAAATGATTATAAAGGTTAAAGAACCTCTCAAAGAAGAATATTCTTTCTTTAAAGATAATCAAATACTTTTTACCTATTTACATCTGGCAGCAGATGAGGAATTAACGCGTATGCTCTTGCATAAAAACATACAAGGGATTGCTTATGAAACCATTAAGCACAACAACACTCTACCCTGTCTTGCTCCAATGAGCTCAATTGCAGGAAGATTGGCAGTTTTAGAGTCCGCAAAATACCTTGAAAAAATTTATGGAGGCTCTGGTGTTTTATTAAGCGGAGTCCCTGGTGTGCAAAAAGGCAAGGTTACTATTTTGGGTGGAGGAGTTGTAGGCATTAATGCAGCACAAATTGCACTTGGTTTGGGTGCTGATGTAACAATTCTAGATATTGATACTAATAGGCTTTCTTATATTGATCAAATCTTTAATATGAAAATCACTACACTTTATAGCAATAGAGGCAATCTTATTGAGTGTCTTAAAGATACAGATGTTTTAATTGGTGCTGTTCTCATTCCTGGTGCTAAAGCACCTAAACTTATTAAGCGCGATGATCTTAAGTTAATGAAGAAGGGATCTGTTATGGCAGATGTGGCAATAGATCAAGGAGGTTGTTTTGAAACCTCAAAACCCACTACCCATACAGATCCTATCTTTGAAGTCGATGGTGTTTTGCACTATTGTGTTGCAAATATGCCTGGAGCAGTAGCAAGAACTTCAACACTTGCTTTAACAAACACGACTTTACCCTATGGCATCATGATTGCAAATCTTGGTGTTAAAGAGGCCTGCAAATCTAATGGAGCAATTTTAGAAGGACTTAATACCTTTAATGGGAAATGTACCTATGAAGCTGTGTCTCAAGCATTTAATTTAGACTATACTGATGCAAAAAAGCTTTTTTAA
- a CDS encoding prohibitin family protein, with the protein MPIDFDWLGDKKSNNFSFKLLVAVAVVVITFVFFKPFVVINSGEVGIKVTAGEYDKIPLQPGIRFFIPIIQRIIVVDTKVRAINFSGTENMGILGKNQGIFRNDAISVMDSRGLTVSIELTVQYRLNPQTASLTLATYGPSWEQIIINPIVRDVVRNVIGRYPAEDLPTKRNEIASLISEGIRDDIAKRENQPVELSSVQLREIVLPVKIKEQIEKVQIARQEAERVRYEVERSKQEAEKVAALAKGEAEASRIKAQGSADAILIEAKARANANNAIANSLTDRLLKLREIEIQGKFNEALKENKDAQIFLMPGGAVPNLWVDTKKKASSMDK; encoded by the coding sequence ATGCCGATAGATTTTGATTGGTTAGGTGATAAAAAGTCAAATAATTTTAGTTTTAAGCTCTTGGTAGCTGTGGCTGTGGTAGTTATTACTTTTGTCTTTTTTAAACCCTTTGTTGTGATTAATTCTGGGGAGGTTGGTATTAAGGTTACTGCTGGTGAATATGATAAGATTCCTTTGCAACCTGGAATTAGATTTTTTATTCCAATTATTCAAAGAATTATTGTTGTAGATACAAAAGTGCGTGCAATAAATTTTTCTGGAACAGAAAATATGGGAATTTTGGGAAAAAATCAGGGCATATTTAGAAATGATGCAATTAGTGTAATGGATTCTAGAGGACTTACAGTTTCTATTGAGCTTACTGTGCAATACCGATTAAATCCACAGACTGCTTCATTAACTCTGGCTACATATGGCCCTAGTTGGGAGCAAATTATTATTAATCCAATTGTAAGAGATGTTGTGCGCAATGTTATTGGACGCTATCCGGCTGAGGACCTTCCTACTAAGCGTAATGAGATTGCAAGTCTTATTAGTGAGGGCATTAGGGATGATATTGCAAAAAGAGAAAATCAACCAGTGGAGCTAAGCTCTGTTCAGCTTAGAGAAATTGTATTGCCAGTTAAGATAAAAGAGCAAATTGAAAAAGTGCAAATAGCACGACAAGAAGCTGAGAGAGTAAGATATGAGGTTGAAAGATCTAAGCAAGAAGCAGAAAAAGTTGCAGCACTTGCAAAGGGAGAGGCAGAAGCAAGTCGTATTAAGGCACAAGGTAGTGCGGATGCGATTTTAATCGAAGCAAAAGCTAGGGCAAATGCAAACAATGCAATTGCAAATAGTTTGACTGATCGATTATTAAAGCTTAGAGAAATCGAGATTCAGGGTAAATTTAATGAAGCATTGAAAGAAAATAAAGATGCACAGATTTTTTTAATGCCAGGGGGAGCGGTTCCAAATCTTTGGGTTGATACTAAGAAAAAAGCCTCTAGTATGGATAAATGA
- a CDS encoding DUF2393 family protein translates to MKEVLGSVKEIIQNIDALSALIFLFCILLFFVFLALGFYFLRKKIIAALFFLISFFCLVATPSIIALSEKLFFYKIEILRNDSKPLVYSDSFLIDLEFKNQGKREFDKCLVVIIPERKNQNWENKILDFIKPLASYKYKVKERIHINQVFYIQKILPYKHRDYSFKMTLDCR, encoded by the coding sequence GTGAAGGAAGTGCTAGGTTCTGTGAAAGAAATTATCCAAAATATTGATGCGCTATCAGCACTTATTTTCCTTTTTTGCATACTTTTATTTTTTGTTTTCCTTGCCTTAGGGTTTTATTTTCTTAGAAAAAAAATTATTGCTGCGTTATTTTTTCTTATTTCCTTTTTTTGTTTGGTCGCAACACCTTCTATTATTGCTCTAAGCGAAAAGTTGTTTTTTTATAAAATTGAGATTCTTAGAAATGATTCTAAACCCTTGGTATATAGCGATTCTTTTTTAATTGATTTAGAATTTAAAAATCAAGGTAAGAGAGAATTTGATAAATGTTTAGTTGTTATTATTCCAGAGAGAAAGAATCAAAATTGGGAGAATAAAATTTTAGATTTTATTAAACCCTTGGCTTCATATAAATATAAAGTTAAAGAAAGAATTCATATTAATCAAGTTTTTTATATCCAAAAAATTTTGCCCTATAAACATCGGGATTACTCTTTTAAGATGACATTAGACTGTCGCTAA
- a CDS encoding branched-chain amino acid transaminase has product MKEAQFIWKDGEIIPWAEATTHVLTHSLHYGNAAFEGVRAYVTHKGLAIFRLKEHTRRLLNSCKITAIKCPYSQEELERAHIDLIKANQKSFKGNVYIRPLVYLGYGVMGVDHRKAPVNVAIAAWEWGAYLGEKSLAEGIRVKTSSFTRNSIKSIMGKAKISANYLNSQMAKYEALEYGFSEALLLDENGFVAEGSGECFFMVRDGKLITPLSDNALESITQATVIEIARDLGIEVQRRNITRDEVYICDEAFFTGTAAEITPIQSLDLREIGNGRRGEITKRLQDVFFGIVTGKNLRYSHYLTYVDNF; this is encoded by the coding sequence ATAAAAGAAGCACAATTTATTTGGAAAGATGGAGAGATTATTCCTTGGGCAGAGGCTACCACTCATGTCCTGACACATTCTTTGCATTATGGAAATGCTGCTTTTGAAGGAGTTAGGGCTTATGTAACACATAAAGGGTTGGCAATTTTTAGATTAAAAGAACATACTAGGCGTTTGCTTAATTCTTGCAAGATAACAGCTATTAAGTGTCCTTATTCGCAAGAAGAATTAGAAAGGGCACATATTGATTTGATTAAAGCCAATCAAAAAAGTTTTAAAGGAAATGTATATATTCGACCTTTGGTGTATTTGGGCTATGGGGTGATGGGGGTTGATCACAGGAAAGCACCTGTTAATGTTGCAATAGCTGCATGGGAATGGGGTGCTTATTTGGGAGAAAAATCTTTAGCAGAGGGAATAAGAGTAAAAACGAGTTCTTTTACAAGAAATAGCATTAAGTCTATAATGGGTAAGGCAAAAATATCTGCAAACTACCTCAATTCACAAATGGCAAAATATGAGGCACTTGAGTATGGTTTTTCAGAAGCATTACTATTAGATGAAAATGGCTTTGTTGCAGAGGGTAGTGGAGAGTGTTTTTTTATGGTGCGCGATGGTAAATTGATTACACCACTAAGCGATAATGCATTAGAATCTATTACTCAGGCTACTGTAATAGAGATAGCTAGAGACCTAGGAATAGAGGTTCAAAGAAGAAATATTACAAGAGATGAGGTTTATATCTGCGATGAAGCCTTTTTTACAGGAACTGCAGCAGAGATTACACCTATCCAATCTTTAGATCTAAGAGAAATTGGAAATGGCAGGAGAGGCGAGATAACTAAACGATTGCAAGATGTTTTTTTTGGTATAGTTACGGGAAAGAATTTAAGATACTCTCATTATTTAACTTATGTTGATAATTTTTAA
- the hemH gene encoding ferrochelatase translates to MKSKRTNIKEGVLLLNMGGPSNLMEVEVFLKNMFKDPYILPIKNSFMRRFVGNMIVKRRLDKALQNYRAIGGKSPMVEYTFSLCQKLAQKKPKCFFSYAMRYTPPFSEMALQEMQQKGIEKIYLFSMYPQYSTTTTLSSFTEVYQCLQKLNYKPTIEVVDRYCEHPLYHQLMLNLILETLKEKKAQEYVLIFSAHSLPQSIIDSGDIYQKECEKTFDFIKKLLSEREIFFKDVVLSYQSKIGRMKWIGPSTADVIKKYAKEKLLVFPLGFNIDNSETMYEIDIEYQELAKSFGNKEFLRSPCFNDGDNFADFILQLIGE, encoded by the coding sequence ATTAAATCAAAAAGGACTAATATCAAAGAGGGTGTGTTATTACTAAATATGGGGGGTCCTAGCAACCTTATGGAGGTTGAAGTTTTTTTGAAAAACATGTTTAAAGATCCCTATATTCTTCCTATAAAAAATTCTTTTATGCGTAGGTTTGTGGGCAATATGATTGTGAAGAGGCGCTTGGATAAAGCATTGCAGAATTATCGCGCTATAGGTGGAAAATCCCCAATGGTAGAATATACTTTTTCTTTATGTCAGAAACTTGCTCAAAAAAAACCCAAATGCTTTTTTTCCTACGCAATGCGATATACCCCCCCATTTAGTGAAATGGCACTCCAAGAAATGCAACAAAAAGGTATTGAAAAAATCTACCTTTTTAGTATGTATCCACAATATTCTACAACAACCACGCTCTCTTCATTTACAGAGGTGTATCAGTGTTTGCAAAAATTAAACTATAAGCCAACTATAGAGGTTGTAGATCGCTATTGTGAGCATCCACTTTATCATCAGCTTATGCTAAATCTAATTTTAGAGACTCTTAAAGAAAAAAAAGCCCAAGAGTATGTCTTAATTTTCTCTGCCCACTCTCTACCTCAAAGCATTATAGATTCTGGAGATATATATCAAAAAGAGTGTGAAAAGACATTTGACTTTATAAAAAAACTCTTATCAGAAAGGGAGATTTTTTTTAAAGATGTGGTTTTATCTTATCAATCTAAGATTGGTAGAATGAAATGGATAGGTCCTAGCACGGCAGATGTTATTAAAAAATATGCCAAAGAAAAGCTCCTAGTTTTTCCCCTAGGATTTAATATTGATAATTCAGAGACAATGTATGAAATTGACATAGAATATCAGGAGTTGGCCAAGAGCTTTGGGAATAAAGAATTTTTACGCTCCCCTTGTTTTAATGATGGTGATAATTTTGCAGATTTTATTTTGCAATTAATAGGAGAATAA
- a CDS encoding SoxW family protein, with amino-acid sequence MKKIVYIVMTCVLFFGCKDSGVDSKSFSSGKEVSSEIQELSQSMDKKSYQGLENVFLDTGIIQTDGKYLLLVFGKNNCSYCEKLKDDLKQSQELQNYIKENFSPYYINISYDKKHHFKLNINNELKEVDIMTSQLASNIYRVFSTPTVIFGDENGKTIFEIPGYISKDKFLKVLELVVSRKWEKVEDVKKRSEMLQDILRG; translated from the coding sequence ATGAAAAAAATAGTTTATATTGTAATGACTTGTGTTTTGTTTTTTGGTTGTAAGGATAGTGGAGTAGATTCTAAATCTTTTTCTTCTGGAAAGGAAGTAAGCTCTGAGATACAAGAGCTAAGTCAAAGTATGGATAAAAAGAGTTATCAAGGATTAGAAAATGTGTTTCTTGATACAGGTATTATTCAGACTGATGGTAAGTATCTCTTGCTAGTTTTTGGCAAGAATAATTGTTCTTATTGTGAGAAGCTTAAAGATGATTTAAAGCAATCCCAAGAGCTTCAAAATTATATTAAAGAGAATTTTAGCCCCTACTATATCAATATAAGCTATGACAAAAAACACCATTTTAAATTAAATATTAATAATGAGTTAAAAGAAGTTGATATCATGACTTCTCAATTGGCTAGTAATATTTATAGGGTTTTTTCAACACCAACAGTCATTTTTGGGGATGAGAATGGAAAAACGATTTTTGAAATTCCTGGATATATTTCAAAAGATAAGTTTTTGAAAGTTTTGGAGTTAGTTGTTTCTAGAAAATGGGAGAAAGTTGAGGATGTAAAGAAAAGATCAGAAATGCTGCAAGATATTTTAAGGGGATAA
- a CDS encoding 16S rRNA (uracil(1498)-N(3))-methyltransferase, whose protein sequence is MKFCFHSDAGNNTIKITENLFNHLYKSRRTKFETLLDFRNLRDDNIYTYKHIQINKKDALLELVNQKSNPVVSTKKLHLIWAITESKTIEKTIPYLNQLGVKKITLFFANRSQKNEKISLEKLQKILISSCEQCNRTDLMAIEILKNTKEAIQLYPLSFVLDFDGNNIYTSEIKNFENGIFIGPEGGFDSQERKLFENQKKLCIPNEIILKSECAAMLVSSLATV, encoded by the coding sequence ATGAAGTTTTGTTTTCATAGCGATGCTGGAAACAACACAATCAAAATAACCGAAAACTTGTTTAATCATCTTTACAAGTCAAGACGCACCAAGTTTGAAACATTACTAGATTTTAGAAATCTTAGAGATGATAATATCTATACTTATAAACACATTCAAATTAACAAAAAAGATGCGTTACTAGAACTTGTTAATCAAAAATCCAACCCCGTTGTTTCTACAAAAAAACTACATCTTATTTGGGCAATTACTGAATCTAAAACTATCGAAAAGACAATACCCTATCTCAATCAACTTGGTGTAAAAAAAATTACTCTATTTTTTGCCAATAGAAGTCAAAAGAATGAAAAAATTTCTTTGGAAAAACTCCAAAAAATTCTAATCTCTTCTTGCGAACAGTGCAATAGAACTGACTTAATGGCAATAGAAATCCTAAAAAATACAAAAGAGGCTATACAATTATATCCCTTGAGTTTTGTTTTGGATTTTGATGGAAACAATATCTATACCTCTGAAATAAAAAATTTTGAAAATGGAATTTTTATAGGACCAGAAGGAGGATTTGATTCTCAAGAAAGAAAACTTTTTGAGAATCAAAAAAAGCTTTGCATACCCAATGAGATTATATTAAAGAGTGAATGTGCTGCTATGCTTGTAAGCTCATTAGCGACAGTCTAA
- a CDS encoding class I SAM-dependent methyltransferase — MQEDKIKWNIRYINNHMPTQTSELLLEFEDLLPHSGRVLDIACGNGRNLKFLAKKGLECEGIDISEVALAKIQKIDNIHTFCMDLDGFKLEKESYDVILNFYFLDRRILSQVSDALRSGGYLFLETFIEDALYPTTISPNKILRDGELEKFFCDLKIIHQSTKIILRNQEKAKIVSLVAQKC; from the coding sequence ATGCAAGAAGATAAGATAAAGTGGAATATTAGATACATTAATAATCATATGCCAACTCAAACTAGTGAATTGCTCTTAGAGTTTGAGGATTTATTACCCCATAGTGGTAGAGTTTTGGATATTGCTTGCGGTAATGGTAGAAATTTAAAGTTTTTAGCCAAAAAGGGCTTGGAGTGTGAAGGGATAGATATATCTGAAGTTGCATTAGCAAAGATACAAAAAATAGATAATATTCACACTTTTTGTATGGACTTAGATGGGTTTAAGCTTGAAAAAGAAAGCTATGATGTAATCTTGAATTTTTATTTCTTAGATAGGAGAATTCTAAGTCAAGTCAGCGATGCATTAAGAAGTGGGGGATATTTATTTTTAGAAACTTTTATAGAGGATGCATTATACCCCACTACAATTTCTCCAAACAAGATTTTAAGAGATGGAGAGCTTGAGAAGTTTTTTTGTGACTTAAAAATTATTCATCAAAGCACTAAAATTATTTTAAGGAATCAAGAAAAAGCAAAGATTGTTTCCCTTGTAGCGCAAAAATGTTGA
- a CDS encoding sodium-dependent transporter, whose product MKRQTWSSQLTYIMTVAGATIGFGATWRFPYLVGEHGGGAYVLVFAIAMILVGIPVFLVENVIGRRAHCNSIDAFSGSIEGKPIPQYWKILGYMGIFGSFGIMAYYMVIGGWVISYIVNIFCNTIGLASNFDLASPITKEITSSVYEQCIENSPLLISLYTSLFVFANWIILKKGVIDGIEKAAKYLMPLLFLCLIGMIIRNLTLDGAMEGVKYYLIPNFSAINAELFLYVLGQVFFALSLGFGVMITLSSHLNKKANLMQTATITSILNTVIAVLAGFMIFPSLFSAGLQPDSGPSLVFKTLPIAFSRMHFGNLFAILFFSLLIIAALTTSLTIYQVIISALQEKFKYSKNKAINLTLLIIFVFGNLPSILSYGPLSDIKILGRNIFDAFDFISGNIFFILTALGSSLFVGWVLKKEAIIEINNGSQEPKKITVLWFWYVKFIIPIIILAIFIGGFIIKI is encoded by the coding sequence ATGAAACGACAAACTTGGTCAAGTCAATTGACATATATTATGACTGTTGCAGGAGCAACAATTGGTTTTGGTGCTACTTGGAGATTTCCATATCTCGTAGGTGAGCACGGTGGCGGTGCATATGTTCTAGTCTTTGCAATTGCAATGATTTTAGTTGGCATTCCTGTTTTTTTAGTAGAAAATGTTATAGGCAGAAGAGCCCATTGCAATTCTATTGATGCATTTTCTGGATCCATTGAAGGTAAGCCCATACCCCAATACTGGAAGATACTAGGATATATGGGTATCTTTGGTTCTTTTGGTATTATGGCTTATTATATGGTAATAGGAGGATGGGTTATTTCTTATATTGTAAATATTTTCTGTAATACAATTGGTCTTGCCTCAAACTTTGACCTAGCCTCTCCTATTACAAAAGAAATAACTTCAAGCGTCTATGAACAGTGTATAGAGAATTCACCCCTTTTAATCAGTCTTTATACTTCTTTGTTTGTATTTGCTAATTGGATTATTTTAAAAAAAGGGGTAATTGATGGTATTGAAAAGGCTGCAAAATATTTAATGCCTCTTCTTTTTTTATGTCTTATTGGAATGATTATTCGCAATTTGACCTTAGATGGAGCAATGGAGGGTGTTAAATATTATCTTATACCCAACTTTTCTGCAATCAATGCTGAATTATTCCTCTATGTTTTAGGTCAAGTGTTTTTTGCACTTTCACTAGGTTTTGGAGTTATGATCACCCTCTCCTCTCACCTTAATAAAAAAGCAAATCTTATGCAAACTGCTACAATTACAAGCATTCTTAACACTGTTATTGCAGTATTAGCTGGTTTTATGATCTTTCCATCTCTCTTTAGTGCAGGGTTACAACCAGATTCTGGACCATCTCTAGTTTTTAAAACCCTCCCTATCGCTTTTTCAAGAATGCACTTTGGGAATCTATTTGCAATTTTATTCTTTTCGCTTTTAATTATTGCTGCTCTCACAACATCATTAACAATTTATCAAGTGATTATTAGTGCATTGCAGGAGAAATTTAAGTATTCAAAAAACAAGGCTATTAACTTGACATTGCTTATAATATTTGTGTTTGGCAACTTACCTTCGATTTTATCCTATGGTCCATTGTCAGACATTAAAATTCTTGGAAGAAATATTTTTGATGCTTTTGATTTTATAAGTGGAAATATTTTTTTCATTTTAACCGCATTAGGTTCAAGCCTTTTTGTGGGATGGGTATTGAAAAAAGAGGCAATTATAGAAATTAACAACGGGAGTCAAGAACCAAAGAAAATTACAGTCTTGTGGTTTTGGTATGTCAAATTTATCATACCAATCATCATTTTGGCAATTTTTATTGGTGGTTTTATTATTAAAATTTAA
- the ccsA gene encoding cytochrome c biogenesis protein CcsA → MNFIKIFFTSFWIILPLIAVYITACGIATFIENDYGIGVANAVVYRTWWFNLLHIYFAIAVIATLFKFKQWKRRKYANLLLHLSFVFIIIGAGITRFFSFEGMMHIREGDTSSYITASESTLNIFAIKNKEKQFGFLEIPLVATSKNFSKKQTIEFFGKDLVLSNFKVKKLNHNKKDDALEISFSAEYDGVNQSFNIVGGKSIDSKFDRNYFKDIQFFINWGPRTINLPFQIKLNQFVLDRYPGSHSPSSYASEVEILDDQNRVIKPYRIYMNNVLDFDGYRFYQSSYDSDEKGTILSVNKDPGKNMTYLGYIMLILGAIGLLFEKNGRFVFLLKSLQKQKIDGCATVLLCLFFISFGGQKLFASEISPTSLQDKIQFIDNFKQKSEKHVDSFASIQLQNMSGRVEPIDTIANNIVHKITKKNNFMGMSNNQMFLGMMLYSDIWKDLRIIYVGNEQIGDIIGLSKKDKYASLSDFFSDKIGYKLNNFVEDANRIDPARRTTFEKELLKVDERVSLAYSIFSGSFLRIFPSESGDKWLDPIGISQQQNKEMIMQVSLLLKNFSSGFDKGLSSGDWGDLDRAISDIKEYQKSKGEAIYLPEKKVKAEIFLNQSNFFGKLILPYLVLGALLFVYMICCIFKDNKVVPWVSRGIYALMVVCVVFHTSGLLLRWYVSDHSPWSNAYESMLYITWASAFAGVAFFRRYDFALSASMLLSGIGLFVANLGFMDPQITPLVPVLKSYWLNIHVSTIMSGYAFLGLCFILGVMTLVFFIFRKSERNRVDRSIISLHLLNEVSMILGVLMLTVGNFLGAVWANESWGRYWSWDPKETWALVSIGVYAIILHFRMLGIKSSYFFASASVIGFYSILMTYFGVNYYLSGMHSYAAGDPLPIPTFVYYFTGAMILLIIVAGTKKKGAPRIN, encoded by the coding sequence ATGAATTTTATAAAGATTTTTTTCACCTCTTTTTGGATTATTTTACCTTTAATTGCAGTATATATCACTGCTTGTGGGATTGCAACATTTATTGAAAATGATTATGGGATTGGTGTGGCTAATGCAGTGGTTTATAGGACTTGGTGGTTTAATTTGTTGCATATTTATTTTGCAATTGCAGTTATTGCAACATTATTTAAGTTTAAACAATGGAAGCGCAGGAAATATGCAAATTTGTTATTACATCTTTCTTTTGTTTTTATTATTATTGGGGCTGGGATTACAAGATTTTTTAGCTTTGAGGGAATGATGCATATCCGTGAGGGAGATACATCATCATATATCACAGCTTCAGAATCTACTTTAAACATTTTTGCAATAAAAAACAAAGAGAAGCAGTTTGGTTTTTTAGAAATTCCTCTTGTAGCTACTTCAAAAAATTTTTCTAAAAAGCAAACCATAGAGTTTTTTGGAAAAGATTTGGTGTTAAGTAATTTTAAAGTTAAAAAATTAAACCATAATAAGAAGGATGATGCATTAGAAATTAGTTTTAGTGCGGAGTATGATGGAGTGAATCAATCCTTTAACATAGTTGGTGGCAAGAGTATTGATTCAAAATTTGATAGAAATTACTTTAAAGATATACAGTTTTTTATAAACTGGGGCCCTAGAACCATTAATCTTCCTTTTCAAATCAAGCTTAATCAATTTGTTCTTGATCGCTACCCTGGTTCCCATAGTCCATCATCTTATGCTTCAGAAGTTGAAATATTAGATGATCAAAATAGGGTGATTAAGCCTTATCGAATCTATATGAATAATGTTTTGGATTTTGATGGATATAGATTCTATCAGTCCTCTTATGATAGTGATGAAAAAGGCACAATACTATCAGTCAATAAAGATCCTGGAAAAAATATGACTTATTTAGGGTATATAATGCTTATCCTTGGAGCTATTGGATTGCTTTTTGAAAAAAATGGAAGATTTGTTTTTCTGCTTAAGTCATTGCAAAAACAAAAGATTGATGGTTGTGCTACTGTTTTATTGTGTCTGTTTTTTATTTCTTTTGGAGGTCAAAAATTATTTGCATCAGAGATATCTCCAACAAGCCTACAAGACAAGATTCAATTTATAGATAATTTTAAACAAAAAAGTGAAAAACATGTAGATAGCTTTGCTTCAATTCAGTTGCAAAATATGTCTGGGAGAGTTGAGCCTATTGACACAATAGCCAACAATATTGTTCATAAGATTACAAAGAAGAATAATTTTATGGGTATGAGCAACAACCAGATGTTTTTAGGAATGATGCTTTATTCAGATATTTGGAAAGATCTTAGAATAATTTATGTGGGTAATGAGCAAATTGGAGATATTATAGGATTAAGCAAGAAAGATAAATACGCGTCTTTGTCAGATTTCTTTAGCGATAAAATTGGATATAAGCTTAACAATTTTGTTGAGGATGCAAACCGCATTGATCCAGCAAGGAGAACAACTTTTGAAAAAGAGTTATTAAAGGTAGATGAGCGTGTTAGCTTGGCCTATAGTATTTTTAGTGGGAGTTTTTTAAGAATTTTTCCTTCAGAGAGTGGGGATAAGTGGTTAGATCCTATTGGAATCTCCCAACAACAGAATAAAGAAATGATCATGCAAGTTTCTCTGCTTTTAAAAAACTTTTCCAGTGGTTTTGACAAAGGGCTTTCTAGTGGTGATTGGGGGGATTTAGACCGTGCTATTTCTGATATTAAAGAGTATCAAAAGTCCAAAGGAGAGGCTATTTATTTGCCTGAGAAGAAAGTCAAAGCAGAAATATTTTTAAATCAGAGTAATTTTTTTGGCAAGCTTATATTGCCTTATTTGGTCCTTGGAGCCCTGCTCTTTGTTTATATGATTTGTTGTATTTTTAAAGATAACAAAGTTGTTCCTTGGGTTAGTCGAGGGATTTATGCTTTAATGGTAGTATGTGTGGTTTTTCATACATCAGGGCTACTCTTAAGGTGGTATGTAAGTGATCATTCTCCTTGGAGTAATGCTTATGAATCAATGCTATATATTACTTGGGCAAGTGCTTTTGCAGGAGTTGCTTTCTTTAGACGCTATGATTTTGCACTTTCAGCGAGTATGCTACTATCAGGGATTGGATTATTTGTAGCAAATTTAGGTTTTATGGATCCACAAATTACGCCTCTAGTCCCAGTTTTAAAATCTTATTGGTTAAATATCCATGTATCTACTATCATGTCGGGTTATGCCTTTTTGGGACTTTGTTTTATACTAGGGGTAATGACCTTGGTGTTTTTTATTTTTAGGAAGAGTGAGAGAAATCGTGTAGATAGAAGTATTATTTCACTCCACTTGCTAAATGAAGTTAGTATGATTCTTGGAGTACTTATGCTAACAGTGGGAAATTTTTTAGGTGCGGTTTGGGCAAATGAATCTTGGGGTAGATATTGGAGTTGGGATCCAAAAGAAACTTGGGCATTGGTATCCATAGGAGTTTATGCTATTATTCTACATTTTAGAATGTTGGGGATTAAGAGCAGCTATTTCTTTGCATCTGCAAGCGTAATTGGATTTTATTCTATTTTGATGACTTATTTTGGTGTCAATTATTATCTCTCTGGCATGCATAGTTATGCTGCAGGAGATCCTCTTCCAATACCAACTTTTGTATATTATTTTACTGGAGCAATGATATTGTTAATCATTGTTGCAGGAACAAAAAAGAAAGGAGCACCTAGGATTAACTAA